A window from Sphingobacterium hotanense encodes these proteins:
- the pstA gene encoding phosphate ABC transporter permease PstA, whose amino-acid sequence MQYRSSKLSKVVEWGTLLTSTTLVCFFLVVVIWEIVSKGAGQLSWEFVSTVPTDGMTKGGILTPIIGTVLLTLITAIFSIPFGVCCAIYLHEYAEDNWLTRTIRASIRNLSGVPSIIYGLFGLALFVQSMELGTSLLAAGLTLGLLSLPYIITTTEEALMRIPNSTREAALAVGATKFETIKDVVIPSAMSGILTGVVLTLSRAAGETAPILFTGAAFYINGTTGFINQEFMALPYHLYMLSTQHQSIDEVRPIAYGTALVLVVVVFLLNLTAFYIRYKYRKNEV is encoded by the coding sequence ATGCAGTATAGATCATCGAAATTATCTAAAGTTGTAGAATGGGGTACTCTATTGACTAGTACCACCCTGGTTTGTTTCTTTTTAGTTGTTGTTATTTGGGAGATTGTTTCCAAGGGTGCTGGACAACTTTCATGGGAATTTGTGTCGACTGTTCCAACAGACGGAATGACAAAGGGAGGAATTCTAACTCCAATTATAGGAACTGTATTATTGACTTTGATCACCGCGATATTCTCGATACCATTTGGTGTTTGTTGTGCGATTTACTTGCACGAATATGCGGAGGACAATTGGTTGACCCGAACAATCAGAGCTTCTATTCGTAATCTATCAGGCGTGCCGAGTATCATTTACGGTTTATTTGGTCTGGCACTGTTTGTACAGTCTATGGAACTCGGGACGTCCTTGTTGGCTGCCGGATTAACATTGGGCTTGCTTTCCTTGCCTTATATCATCACAACTACCGAGGAGGCATTAATGCGAATTCCAAACAGCACGCGCGAAGCTGCGCTTGCAGTGGGAGCAACGAAGTTTGAGACCATCAAAGATGTGGTTATTCCCTCTGCGATGTCAGGTATTTTGACGGGAGTCGTATTGACTTTAAGTCGCGCAGCTGGTGAAACCGCACCGATTTTATTCACGGGTGCTGCATTCTATATCAATGGCACCACCGGATTTATCAACCAAGAGTTTATGGCATTGCCATACCACTTATATATGTTATCGACACAGCATCAGTCCATCGATGAGGTTCGTCCTATCGCTTACGGAACGGCTTTAGTGCTTGTTGTTGTTGTCTTTTTATTGAACCTTACTGCGTTCTACATTCGTTATAAGTATAGAAAAAATGAAGTCTAA
- a CDS encoding ABC transporter permease, translating into MNWRWIFLMAWRDSRKNRSRLFLFISSIILGIASLVSMNSFNRNLKVDIDNQAAELIGADLALESNRKPTAETLAFIDSLKDLSLGFAKEERFMSMLRIPKANASRFVQVRALEGPYPFYGAVETHPDHVFKEFGKNEGLYIDNSLFLQYESSLGDTVQLGTKSYPILGSMTSQPGQSAFSGAMAPSLFVPLEQLKDAGLQQQGSRIEYHFYFKLPKNFAVDKKIADWKDKLSTLQLRSSTIATTKENTGRSFADMASFMELVGFVALLLGCIGVSSAVQIYVREKLMSVAILRCLGTTAKQAFFIFLIQFAAIGLIGGVIGAVLGTAIQYAIPFVMQDVLPVQLTTQIVWPAIFEGIIIGLVIAVLFALLPLLSVRHISPLNSLRVQDDDEGLFKDPLKGWIYLLIAGFIVMFARIQMENWTQTLLFSLGISLTFFLLYGVAKGFTWLIRKFFPSKWPYLWRQGLSNLWRPTNQTVILIVSIGLGTTLISTLYFVQDILLKRISVSAEQNEANMLMFDIQPSQRDSLQNMATAAGYPIVESVPIVTMFMEEVNGTSLKDVLKDTTIEISNRAFRGEIRATYRDSLSASEKVTAGKWVGQVAAGDTASVSLDERYAEGIGVKVGDILTMNVQGMRLPAKVSSLRQVDWNRFQSNFRMVFAKGSIDDAPQFYLMMTKVSGEREASQFQQKVVNQFPNVSVIDMNAILVILNNILEKIGFIIQFIGGFSILTGIVVLISSVRISKYQRIRENVLLRTIGASRKQIFLITISEYMFLGLLAAITGLFISLIASNILAIFVFESAFVPNIGFVLLLILLVSAMTVIIGLLNSLSVLRKSPLEVLRTS; encoded by the coding sequence ATGAATTGGCGATGGATCTTCTTAATGGCATGGCGAGATAGTCGAAAGAACAGATCTCGATTATTTCTATTTATATCATCTATTATCTTAGGTATTGCCTCCTTGGTTTCCATGAATTCGTTCAATCGAAACCTGAAAGTTGATATTGATAATCAGGCGGCAGAGTTGATTGGTGCTGATTTAGCTTTGGAGAGCAATCGCAAACCTACAGCGGAGACCTTAGCCTTTATTGATTCGCTTAAAGATCTCAGCTTAGGATTCGCTAAAGAGGAGCGCTTCATGTCGATGCTACGTATTCCAAAGGCAAATGCTTCCCGATTTGTTCAGGTCAGGGCGTTGGAAGGGCCATATCCATTTTACGGTGCTGTAGAAACTCATCCGGATCACGTTTTTAAAGAATTTGGAAAGAATGAAGGGCTCTACATCGACAACTCGCTGTTTTTACAATATGAATCTTCTCTAGGAGATACAGTACAGTTAGGGACTAAAAGCTATCCTATTTTGGGAAGCATGACGTCTCAACCCGGTCAGAGTGCCTTTTCGGGCGCAATGGCTCCGAGTCTGTTCGTCCCTTTGGAACAGTTGAAAGATGCGGGACTACAGCAGCAAGGTAGCCGCATTGAATATCATTTCTATTTTAAACTACCTAAAAATTTTGCTGTCGATAAGAAGATAGCGGATTGGAAAGACAAACTCAGTACGCTTCAGCTTCGGAGTTCGACCATTGCGACGACGAAAGAAAACACCGGACGGTCATTTGCTGATATGGCCAGTTTTATGGAGTTGGTTGGCTTTGTTGCGCTGTTGTTGGGCTGCATTGGAGTTTCTTCTGCGGTGCAGATCTACGTTCGGGAAAAGTTGATGTCGGTTGCTATCCTCCGTTGCTTAGGAACGACCGCAAAACAAGCATTCTTTATCTTTCTGATTCAATTTGCTGCTATAGGATTGATCGGAGGAGTTATCGGCGCTGTGCTCGGTACGGCAATACAGTATGCCATCCCTTTTGTGATGCAGGATGTGCTTCCTGTTCAGTTGACTACACAAATCGTATGGCCTGCTATTTTTGAAGGGATTATCATCGGTTTAGTGATCGCGGTATTATTTGCTTTATTGCCATTACTTTCCGTCCGGCATATATCTCCGCTGAATTCCTTGCGCGTCCAAGATGATGATGAGGGGCTTTTTAAGGACCCGTTAAAGGGATGGATCTATCTTTTGATTGCTGGCTTCATTGTTATGTTCGCCAGGATACAAATGGAGAATTGGACACAGACCCTATTATTTAGCCTAGGGATATCCTTGACTTTCTTTTTACTCTATGGAGTAGCGAAAGGTTTTACCTGGCTTATACGCAAGTTTTTCCCTTCTAAATGGCCATATCTTTGGCGCCAGGGACTTTCCAATCTTTGGCGACCGACCAATCAAACAGTTATTTTGATCGTCTCTATTGGCTTAGGAACCACGTTAATTTCAACCCTATATTTCGTTCAGGATATTCTGCTGAAGCGCATTTCTGTCTCTGCGGAGCAAAATGAGGCAAATATGCTGATGTTTGATATTCAACCATCTCAACGGGACTCCCTTCAAAATATGGCGACGGCTGCGGGCTATCCAATAGTAGAAAGTGTGCCGATCGTAACAATGTTCATGGAAGAGGTAAATGGCACCTCCTTGAAAGACGTGTTGAAAGATACCACCATTGAGATTTCTAATCGTGCATTTCGCGGAGAGATACGGGCGACCTACCGAGATAGCCTTTCTGCATCTGAGAAGGTAACAGCGGGGAAGTGGGTAGGACAGGTGGCCGCTGGTGATACGGCTTCGGTATCTTTAGATGAACGCTACGCTGAAGGAATTGGTGTAAAAGTCGGAGACATCTTAACGATGAATGTCCAAGGAATGCGTTTGCCTGCTAAAGTGAGCAGCTTGCGGCAAGTAGATTGGAACCGCTTTCAGTCAAATTTCCGTATGGTCTTTGCCAAAGGAAGTATCGATGATGCCCCTCAATTTTATCTCATGATGACCAAGGTGTCGGGAGAACGGGAGGCGAGCCAGTTTCAACAAAAAGTAGTCAATCAGTTTCCGAATGTCTCGGTAATCGATATGAATGCGATCCTAGTTATTCTTAACAACATTCTAGAAAAAATCGGTTTCATTATTCAATTTATCGGAGGATTCAGTATTCTTACCGGAATCGTCGTATTGATCTCTTCGGTGCGGATCAGTAAGTACCAGCGTATTCGTGAGAATGTGTTATTACGTACGATAGGAGCGAGTCGAAAACAAATATTCCTTATTACCATTAGCGAATACATGTTTCTCGGCCTATTAGCGGCAATTACTGGTCTGTTCATCTCGCTGATAGCAAGTAATATCCTCGCTATCTTTGTCTTCGAAAGCGCATTTGTTCCAAATATCGGCTTTGTATTGCTGCTCATCCTTTTGGTCAGTGCAATGACAGTCATAATCGGACTGTTAAACAGCCTTTCGGTTTTGCGAAAATCGCCACTGGAAGTATTGAGAACGTCGTAG
- a CDS encoding SulP family inorganic anion transporter yields the protein MFKFSIQDVRQINWKTEILSGLTVAMTMIPESLSFAILAGLSPLTGLYGAFLMGLVTSILGGRPGMVSGGAGATIVVLIALISSHGVEYLFATVALAGILQITVGAFKLGKFVRLIPQPVMFGFLNGLAIIIFMAQLEQFKIVENGVAQWMTSSMLYTMLGLTALTVAIVLIVPKITKAVPSSLIAILIVFAIVQLIGIDTKKVVDIASIAGDFPPFHIPAVPLNLETLQIIFPYALIMASVGLIESLLTLSMVDELTNSKGSSNKEAVAQGTANIVNGFFTGMGGCAMVAQTLVNINAGARTKLSAFIGAITILIIILVGAPFIELIPLAALVGVMMIVAITTFKWGFFKMLSKMPKSDIFVGILVAAITVVLHNLALAVLVGVIISALVFAWDSAVRIRARKSNDEYGNKVYEIYGPLFFGSVTHFMDKFEVDQDPERIIIDFRESRIVDMSAIDAVNKLTSRYASQQKTVVLRHLSEDSIKLLDNAKGIIEVNILEDPTYKVMPKK from the coding sequence ATGTTCAAATTCTCCATTCAAGACGTAAGACAAATCAATTGGAAGACGGAAATTCTCTCCGGCTTAACCGTCGCGATGACGATGATTCCGGAATCCTTATCCTTTGCGATCTTGGCAGGTCTAAGTCCGCTGACGGGATTATATGGAGCATTTTTAATGGGTTTAGTGACGTCGATCTTAGGAGGTAGACCAGGTATGGTATCCGGCGGTGCTGGAGCCACCATCGTCGTCTTGATCGCTTTAATTAGTTCGCATGGGGTGGAATATCTATTCGCAACAGTGGCACTCGCCGGAATATTACAGATAACAGTAGGTGCATTCAAACTGGGCAAGTTTGTGCGATTGATTCCTCAACCGGTCATGTTCGGCTTCTTAAATGGTCTCGCCATCATTATCTTTATGGCACAACTTGAACAGTTTAAAATCGTCGAAAACGGTGTAGCACAATGGATGACAAGTTCCATGCTTTATACCATGTTAGGATTAACAGCCTTGACCGTTGCGATTGTATTAATCGTCCCTAAAATCACCAAAGCGGTACCTTCATCTTTAATAGCAATCTTAATCGTATTTGCCATAGTACAGTTAATTGGCATCGATACGAAGAAGGTTGTAGATATCGCAAGTATTGCCGGAGACTTCCCTCCATTTCATATCCCGGCAGTTCCATTAAACTTAGAGACGCTGCAAATCATTTTCCCATATGCGTTGATTATGGCTTCAGTAGGTTTAATCGAATCATTATTAACGCTTAGTATGGTGGATGAACTGACGAACTCAAAAGGGTCCTCCAATAAGGAAGCCGTTGCACAAGGAACAGCTAATATCGTCAATGGATTTTTCACCGGTATGGGAGGTTGCGCGATGGTCGCGCAGACCCTAGTGAATATCAATGCAGGTGCGAGAACAAAACTATCCGCATTCATTGGAGCAATAACTATTCTAATTATCATCTTGGTAGGCGCTCCTTTTATCGAATTAATTCCACTTGCGGCACTCGTCGGTGTGATGATGATTGTAGCTATTACCACCTTCAAATGGGGCTTCTTTAAGATGCTGAGCAAAATGCCGAAGTCCGATATCTTTGTGGGCATTTTGGTCGCAGCGATTACCGTAGTGCTCCATAACCTTGCATTAGCCGTGCTCGTAGGTGTAATTATCTCCGCACTTGTCTTTGCATGGGACAGTGCTGTGCGGATCCGCGCAAGAAAATCAAACGATGAGTATGGCAATAAAGTGTATGAAATTTATGGGCCGCTGTTCTTTGGTTCAGTGACTCACTTCATGGACAAATTTGAGGTTGATCAAGATCCAGAGCGCATTATCATAGACTTCCGAGAATCAAGAATTGTCGACATGTCCGCCATCGATGCAGTCAATAAACTGACCTCTCGCTATGCTAGCCAACAGAAAACTGTAGTACTTCGTCATTTAAGCGAAGATTCGATTAAGCTATTAGACAATGCTAAAGGAATTATTGAGGTTAATATTCTAGAAGATCCGACTTACAAAGTCATGCCCAAAAAATAA
- the pstB gene encoding phosphate ABC transporter ATP-binding protein PstB — protein sequence MKSKLSAENLNISFGAKHVLKNVNISFAENEITALIGPSGCGKSTLLRSFNRMHDLSPDAKIDGSLKLEELNLYSKGVPVTEIRKRIGMVFQKANPFPKSIYDNIAYGLKINNLPHDKGVIEKALREAFLWEEVKNDLKMPATRLSGGQQQRLCIARAVALRPEVILMDEPCSALDPVSTLKIEELITHLKKNYTIVIVTHNMQQAQRIADKTVFMYLGEVKEEGPTKQIFGNPLNEMTANYINGQFG from the coding sequence ATGAAGTCTAAATTATCAGCTGAAAATTTGAATATCAGCTTTGGAGCAAAGCATGTATTAAAGAATGTTAACATTTCTTTTGCAGAGAATGAGATTACGGCATTGATTGGTCCTTCGGGATGTGGGAAGAGTACTTTGTTGAGAAGTTTTAACCGCATGCATGACCTATCTCCCGATGCGAAGATTGACGGTAGTTTGAAACTGGAGGAACTTAATCTTTATTCCAAAGGTGTTCCTGTAACGGAAATTAGAAAACGTATAGGGATGGTGTTTCAGAAGGCAAATCCATTTCCGAAGAGTATCTATGATAACATCGCTTACGGTTTGAAAATTAATAATCTCCCACATGATAAGGGGGTGATCGAGAAAGCATTGCGCGAGGCATTCCTTTGGGAAGAAGTGAAGAATGACTTGAAGATGCCGGCGACTCGCTTATCTGGTGGTCAGCAGCAGCGATTATGTATTGCGAGAGCAGTGGCTTTACGTCCGGAAGTAATTCTGATGGATGAGCCATGTTCAGCTTTGGACCCTGTAAGTACCTTGAAGATTGAAGAACTAATCACTCATCTGAAGAAAAATTATACCATTGTTATTGTGACACACAATATGCAGCAGGCACAACGTATTGCCGATAAAACGGTATTTATGTATTTAGGTGAAGTGAAAGAAGAGGGACCGACGAAGCAGATTTTCGGAAACCCTTTAAATGAAATGACCGCGAATTATATTAACGGGCAATTCGGATAG
- a CDS encoding arylesterase, with the protein MNYIKTTFSTLSAIILLTACNNPQTQQATEQQQDTVVREATPTEKKQNIVFFGNSLTAGLGLENQTEAFPALIQQKIDSLGLNYTCINAGLSGETSAGGKDRIDWLLKEPIDVFVLELGANDGLRGIKPEATKKNLGEIVDKVIKAYPNCKLVLAGMKVPPSMGEAYFKEFEAIFPALAQEKNMTLVPFLLDNVAGITKLNQQDAVHPTKEGQLILAENVWKHLKGIL; encoded by the coding sequence ATGAACTATATCAAAACGACTTTTTCGACATTATCAGCCATAATTTTACTTACGGCTTGCAATAATCCCCAAACGCAACAAGCGACTGAACAACAACAGGATACTGTAGTCCGAGAAGCGACACCCACTGAGAAAAAGCAGAATATTGTTTTCTTTGGTAATAGTTTAACTGCAGGCTTAGGTTTAGAGAATCAAACTGAGGCATTTCCTGCATTGATTCAACAGAAGATCGACTCATTAGGATTAAACTATACCTGCATTAATGCCGGTTTAAGCGGTGAGACAAGCGCTGGAGGAAAAGATCGTATTGATTGGTTACTGAAAGAACCTATCGACGTTTTTGTGCTGGAGTTAGGAGCAAATGACGGACTGAGAGGAATTAAACCTGAGGCCACGAAGAAGAATTTGGGGGAAATAGTCGATAAGGTTATCAAAGCTTATCCCAATTGTAAATTGGTATTGGCGGGGATGAAAGTTCCGCCGAGTATGGGCGAAGCTTATTTCAAAGAGTTCGAAGCAATCTTTCCAGCATTGGCTCAAGAAAAGAACATGACCTTGGTTCCTTTTCTACTAGATAATGTTGCTGGAATTACGAAGCTCAATCAACAAGACGCAGTGCATCCGACCAAGGAGGGACAGCTTATCCTAGCTGAGAATGTTTGGAAGCATTTAAAAGGCATCCTGTAA
- a CDS encoding ABC transporter ATP-binding protein, which produces MILELQHVFKNYSLEGKDIPVLKDINIQVEEGATVAIVGPSGSGKSTLLGLCAGLDQASEGSIRLNGIELTGLSEDKLAQIRNEHVGFVFQNFQLLPTLTALENVMVPMELKGIRNNQAVAMELLERVGLAARANHYPSQLSGGEQQRVSLARAFANKPKILFADEPTGNLDAATSQIIEGMLFELNRASGTTLIIVTHDLELAAKTQQVIPIKGGQIQ; this is translated from the coding sequence ATGATTTTAGAATTACAGCATGTTTTCAAAAACTACAGCTTAGAAGGGAAGGATATTCCAGTTTTAAAAGATATTAATATTCAAGTGGAAGAAGGGGCGACGGTAGCCATCGTAGGCCCGTCGGGGAGTGGTAAATCCACCTTGCTGGGCCTATGTGCTGGTCTTGACCAGGCTTCCGAAGGCTCCATTCGCTTGAATGGTATCGAATTAACCGGGTTAAGCGAAGACAAGCTGGCACAGATACGTAATGAACATGTGGGATTCGTATTCCAGAACTTCCAACTATTGCCGACGTTGACAGCTTTGGAAAATGTTATGGTTCCGATGGAGCTGAAGGGGATTCGCAATAATCAAGCAGTCGCTATGGAGCTGCTGGAACGTGTTGGTCTTGCTGCAAGAGCCAATCATTATCCCTCGCAGCTTTCCGGAGGTGAACAGCAACGCGTATCGCTTGCTCGCGCTTTTGCGAACAAACCCAAGATTCTATTTGCCGACGAACCAACTGGAAACCTGGATGCGGCGACAAGCCAAATTATTGAAGGGATGCTTTTTGAACTCAATAGGGCTTCCGGTACGACCCTTATTATAGTCACCCACGACCTTGAATTAGCTGCAAAGACACAACAGGTTATTCCCATTAAAGGAGGGCAGATTCAATGA
- the pstC gene encoding phosphate ABC transporter permease subunit PstC: MKYKTRLSLDLCFKYVFKATGLLVLALLGGILAMLVYNSFSFFLDVKPLDFITGMEWNPTANDPKYGMLPLILSTTLVTFGAMLIAIPLGIGTAAFIAEYASPRVKNILKPTVEMLAAIPSVVIGFLGIVVVSPGIASLADLSNGLNALNGAILLAVMALPTIITVAEDAIHAVPKTYKEASYGVGATKWETLIKVVIPAAAPGIIAAVMLGVGRAIGETMTVLMATGNAALMPTGFFDSVKTMTATIAIEMGEVPYQTTHYFALYAIATVLFMMTLAANMLGEYFINRFRKFHAV; the protein is encoded by the coding sequence ATGAAATATAAAACTCGATTGTCTTTAGACCTTTGTTTTAAATATGTTTTTAAAGCAACAGGTTTACTGGTTCTAGCATTATTAGGCGGTATTCTTGCCATGCTAGTTTATAATTCTTTTTCTTTTTTCCTGGATGTAAAGCCTTTGGACTTTATCACAGGGATGGAGTGGAATCCGACGGCTAATGATCCGAAGTATGGCATGCTTCCGTTGATTCTAAGTACGACTTTGGTGACATTCGGCGCGATGCTAATTGCTATTCCGTTGGGAATTGGTACAGCCGCTTTTATCGCAGAATATGCGAGTCCGAGAGTTAAGAATATCTTGAAACCTACTGTAGAGATGTTGGCTGCAATTCCATCGGTTGTAATTGGCTTTTTAGGTATTGTAGTAGTGAGTCCGGGTATCGCTAGTTTAGCGGACTTGTCGAATGGCTTAAACGCTTTGAATGGTGCTATCCTCTTAGCGGTTATGGCTTTACCTACAATTATTACTGTTGCTGAGGATGCTATTCACGCTGTTCCGAAGACTTATAAGGAAGCAAGCTATGGTGTCGGAGCGACGAAATGGGAAACTTTGATTAAAGTCGTCATTCCTGCTGCTGCGCCTGGTATTATCGCTGCGGTGATGTTAGGTGTTGGGCGTGCCATCGGAGAGACGATGACCGTATTGATGGCAACGGGTAATGCCGCATTGATGCCGACTGGTTTCTTTGACTCAGTAAAAACGATGACAGCGACAATTGCGATTGAAATGGGCGAAGTACCTTATCAAACGACGCACTATTTTGCACTTTATGCCATAGCAACCGTTCTATTTATGATGACCCTTGCAGCAAATATGCTAGGGGAGTATTTCATTAACCGTTTTAGAAAATTCCATGCAGTATAG